CTGGTGTGCCTGATGTCATTCCGCAAGCCATGAGCCTGGCTTGCGATGCCGGGCAGGTGATAATCGTGGGCAGTCCACGAGGCAAGGTCAACGACGTCAATTTCTACGACGATCTTCATCGCCGTTACATCGAAGTAACCGGGGCGCACGGCAACATGTTATTTGAACCATCCCACCACAGACTGGCAGGCGCGTGGAATATTGATAAGGCAGAAAACTGGTTATTGGCCAGCATGGCGCAAAAACGCATTACCACCAATGGGCTGATCACTCACGAAATTACACCGGAAGAACTGGGCAAGGCCTATGATGGATTGCTCAATAATAAGCAGGAATATCTTGGTGTGGGCGTTCGTTGGAATCTGAGCCTTTAACCCAACGGTAAATGGTCTTTCCCGGGTAACTGCACCGGGGCAGAACTGGCCGCACCGCCCTGCACTGTTGTCATAAAGTCTTTTGAACCAATTGGTGTTGGCAATGCATATTGCTCACCGTACATGAAACCACATCTGCCTCCCAGATAGGCATTGTGAGCTTTGAGGAAGTGCTCCAGTTTCTTCAATCGCGGCTCGTCAAACTGGGAACCGTAGCAGCGAATAGATGCCAGTTTCTTTTCATAGACATCACTGACATCAAGTATAAAGCTGCCATGCCATTGCCGTTGTTCAGCATCAAAGGGGATCACTGCATATACAAGGTGTGGAACACGGTACGGCGAAGTGCCAGCAAATCGATCATCCCATTTGGTCAATTGCGAATAAAAGCGTGAGGCTTCCACCAGCATGTGACCCTGGTGATGGTCAGGAGAAGCTGCTGGAGTTCTTCCTGCCATCACGATAACTACCGATGGTCGTAGTTTTCGAAACGCCGTACCAAGGGCAAAACGATTTTCCGGACTGTCCATCAACACACGGTTCGGCAAGTTGAGATTAAACCGATACGGAACACCTAAGGCTACTCTGGCTGCTTCAGCTTCCTGCTGCCGCAATTCAAACGTGCCCCGCGGCGTTGGTTCACCTGAGGTCAAGTCAAGCATGGCAACGGTTTTGCCCTGCTGAACCAGCTTGGCCAACGCTCCGCCACAGGTTATTTCAAGATCATCCGGATGCGGCGCCACTGCAAGAACATCAATTGACTGAGGAGCATGATCAGGAATCATATGTGGTGTGCCTTAATGGCTGGGATTGTTACAACTGGTAATTAACCGGGAGGCCACGCGAGATCGCGTCCACCCAGCAGGTGCATATGAAGATGAGGCACGGTTTGGCCTGCCTGCTCTTTGCAATTCAGCACCAGGCGATAACCTTCTGTTAGATTTAATTGCCTGGCCAGTTTTTGTGCTACCAGGTGGAGATGCCCCAAGGTTGCTTGATCTTCCACGCCGATGTCATCATGTGTTCTGATGACCTTTTTGGGAATGATCAATACATGGACAGGTGCCTGGGCGTTGATGTCATGAAACGCCAGGCTGATATCATCTTCATGAATAATCTTGGCAGGTATTTCTCGATTAATAATCTTCTGGAAGATATTTACTGGAAGCACATGCAAGCTCCTGTCATAAAACACCTGCTGACAATGTACAGCACCGCATCGATTCTTCCAGCACAAGGATGAGCATGACCTGGTACATGGGAATTGACGAAGCAGGCTATGGGCCCAATCTTGGTCCGTTTGTGATGTCATCTGCCATGTTCTCGGTGCCGGATGGCGTCACGAACGATTTATGGAAAGCCATGCAACCGGCTGTACGCAAAGCTAACCAGAAAGCGGATGGCAGGCTGGTAGTAGATGATTCCAAACAGGTCTATTCACCCAGTGTTGGAATTGGTGTGCTCGAAAAGAACATCTGGCCTTTTATTCAACTTAAAGATAATCAGACATTGGATTTCTCCCAACTATGGGAGTCGGTATGCATCAGCACGCTTCAATCAGTTCAACATGAACCTTATCTTCAATTATCGCAAACATTGCCCTTTGGAGCCGTAAGTGTATCCAGCCAGGCTTTACTGCAAGGCACTCTGGCACAACTTGGAATCAAACTTGAGCAGTTGCAAAGCTGCGTCGTCATGCCCAGGCAGTTTAATCAACTCACGAAAGAGTTTGATTCCAAGGCCGCTGTGCCTTTAACGTGCATCAGTGAATTACTTGCCAAATTGCCTGCAAATAAACCGGTGCAGATTACCATTGATCGCCTGGGGGGCAGGCAGCACTATTTGAACCAAATCAGGCTGTGGTTTCCGAACAGCAAACTGGCCATCATTTCTGAAACAACCCAATGCAGTCGCTATCAGGTTGATGATCGTATCACGATTCAGTTCATGGTGCAGGCAGATCAACAGAGCTTTTCTGTCGCTCTGGCCTCCATGCTCAGCAAATATTGGCGTGAGTTGATGATGATGCAATTCAATGCCTGGTTTGTTGCTCTGTTACCCAATCTCAAGCCGACAGCAGGCTATCCAGT
This portion of the Planctomycetia bacterium genome encodes:
- a CDS encoding PIG-L family deacetylase, which encodes MIPDHAPQSIDVLAVAPHPDDLEITCGGALAKLVQQGKTVAMLDLTSGEPTPRGTFELRQQEAEAARVALGVPYRFNLNLPNRVLMDSPENRFALGTAFRKLRPSVVIVMAGRTPAASPDHHQGHMLVEASRFYSQLTKWDDRFAGTSPYRVPHLVYAVIPFDAEQRQWHGSFILDVSDVYEKKLASIRCYGSQFDEPRLKKLEHFLKAHNAYLGGRCGFMYGEQYALPTPIGSKDFMTTVQGGAASSAPVQLPGKDHLPLG
- a CDS encoding histidine triad nucleotide-binding protein; translation: MTSQTDQDWAHSLLRQFPCTRSCSSLCWKNRCGAVHCQQVFYDRSLHVLPVNIFQKIINREIPAKIIHEDDISLAFHDINAQAPVHVLIIPKKVIRTHDDIGVEDQATLGHLHLVAQKLARQLNLTEGYRLVLNCKEQAGQTVPHLHMHLLGGRDLAWPPG